CGCATCGGAAGCATGAATAGAGCTTAAGACAAGGTGACCCGTCAAGCTGGCATTAATAGCAATCTTTGCGCTTTCACTATCGCGGATCTCCCCTACCATAAGCACATCTGGGTCCTGCCGAACGACGGCTCGAAGGGCGCGCTCAAAGGTAATTCCTGCTTCTTCTCGGATTTCAATCTGCAGAGCGTCCGGAAAGTGTTTCTCGACTGGGTCCTCTACGGTAACGATCTTGCATCTGGGGGTAGAAAGCTGATGCAAAAGGGCGTAGAGCGTCGTTGTTTTTCCGCTTCCCGTGGGACCGGTAGACAGAAACATTCCTTCTCCCTGGGACAAAAACCACAGGAGGGTTCGCTGCTCCAGAGCGGCCAATTGCAGATCCGCAAGAGTCGGTACTCGGGCTGAAAAGATCCGGATGGCAACAGCTTCCTCCATACCTTTGGCGACGACAATGTTGTAACGCTGATCATATCGGACTCCTCGGTAGAGATGGCACCCACTGCCATCCTGAAGGATCCCTTTGGCGTCGGGAGCCATGTTCCCAAAAAGCTTAATGCGATCCAGAAGGACCGCGTACTGGCGCCGTGTGAGCGGCGCCTGTTCGTAGTAGTCCCCCTGAATTCGAAAGCGGACCCGTACAAAATCGACCTTGGGCTCGAGGGAGATATCACTTGCCCCCATGTCGAGGGCTCGATTGAGAAGGGCATCAAATAGGGTAATCCCGGCACGGTTCGTGTCCTCGAGATCGCAAATCGGCCAGTCGCGGACGTGAAGAGGATCTCCCCAGAAGATAGGGGAGCGAGGCTTTTGAGCATCGAATCTCTGGCGTAACTCCTCAAAATAGGAAGGAGGGCAAGCAAAGATGCGAATCTTGGCATTAAGCTTCTCCATCAACCGGTCCAGGAGCTCTTCCGAGAGTGCTTGAGGAGTAACGATCCAAGCATTGGTAGCACTCCGTCTCCAAAGAAGAGCTTCCATGTCCTCGCTTAAGGGGCCAGCCTGCCAGACGGATCCTCGTGGAACCACGGGTCGGCTTTCTGAGGCCATCCACAACTCTGAGACCAAATCAGTGGGCGCCGAGTAAAGTCCTGGTTCCAATCCCAGCGCCTCGGCCCATCGAGCCAGATCCTCTTGGTCCCAACCTGGATCGGCAAGCTGACCGCGTTCGATGGCGGCTACAAAGTTGGCGTAGTCTTGGGGGGCCAAAAGGACGATCCGTTTCGGTTGCCCCGGATAAAGGTAGGCAAGCTCCTTTTCCAGCTCCAAAAGAACAAAGGGATTCAGGATACCGAAGACCAAAACGGGGTTCTCCTGGAGAAGCAGAGCGTACCATTCCCGAGCCAGCCGTCGAGCGGCAGGTTCCAGGGCTTTGGGTGGAACGGGGTGGGTAGGGTCAACTGGGTACAAGACTGGCCACTCTTCCATCCCATGCGTAAACACTTCGGCCCAGCGATCCCATGGGAAGAGCCGACAATAAAGCACCAGGGACTCTTCCAAGCGCTGATCCGCGGTAGCGGTGGCCCAAGCTTTAAGAGTTTCGGTGAGTACGAGCCGGTGTTTAAGGAGAAAGGCTTCCAGAGCTTCGCTGGCACGGACTTGCGTAGCTTCCATCCGATCTCTGCTTGGAGGGTTCTCTTTCCCTCCTTCCCAATAGGGTGGAGGCGAATCGATCTGCTGTGCCCTTTGGGGCCAGCACATTTCACGGGTCCTCCTCATAAAAAGGGTGAGGGGAGCTGATCCTCAGCCTTATGTTAGGAAACACACCGCATCAAACCCGCTTGCCGAAACGACTGGCTGACGAGAACTATCCAGTCGAGAAGCCACCCGCGCTCCCAAGCTTCCTTCGGACGGTTTGGGAGTGGAAAGAGGATATCGCCGTCGTCAACAGCTGGCTTCTGGTATTGTGCTTCGCCCAAA
This Candidatus Methylacidithermus pantelleriae DNA region includes the following protein-coding sequences:
- a CDS encoding GspE/PulE family protein; amino-acid sequence: MEATQVRASEALEAFLLKHRLVLTETLKAWATATADQRLEESLVLYCRLFPWDRWAEVFTHGMEEWPVLYPVDPTHPVPPKALEPAARRLAREWYALLLQENPVLVFGILNPFVLLELEKELAYLYPGQPKRIVLLAPQDYANFVAAIERGQLADPGWDQEDLARWAEALGLEPGLYSAPTDLVSELWMASESRPVVPRGSVWQAGPLSEDMEALLWRRSATNAWIVTPQALSEELLDRLMEKLNAKIRIFACPPSYFEELRQRFDAQKPRSPIFWGDPLHVRDWPICDLEDTNRAGITLFDALLNRALDMGASDISLEPKVDFVRVRFRIQGDYYEQAPLTRRQYAVLLDRIKLFGNMAPDAKGILQDGSGCHLYRGVRYDQRYNIVVAKGMEEAVAIRIFSARVPTLADLQLAALEQRTLLWFLSQGEGMFLSTGPTGSGKTTTLYALLHQLSTPRCKIVTVEDPVEKHFPDALQIEIREEAGITFERALRAVVRQDPDVLMVGEIRDSESAKIAINASLTGHLVLSSIHASDAVGVLERLVQSFGIDRLVAGYALKLVVSQRLVSPLCPYCKKTRPATRSDLALFPPVPIPEPVVAESAGCLACRGTGRAARIPLMELFPIDGEILALIEENAPPWKLRAHNEGRGYKSLATQAAELFLTGVLSREEALLLCAYRRAHPGG